The following are from one region of the Paenibacillus sp. JZ16 genome:
- a CDS encoding DUF2508 family protein → MKIWWKQSRKKVEETYITAEDQERMWHVFLDVQRSQMEWERAHLLFQEATGQDQIDYAIYMLEAAERKYQMNLKQAKQLNLDGARMQYIEQKRENG, encoded by the coding sequence ATGAAGATATGGTGGAAGCAGTCGAGGAAAAAAGTAGAGGAAACGTATATCACTGCAGAGGATCAGGAACGGATGTGGCATGTCTTCTTGGACGTCCAGAGATCCCAAATGGAGTGGGAGCGTGCGCACTTGCTGTTTCAAGAGGCAACGGGACAGGATCAGATCGATTATGCGATCTATATGCTGGAGGCGGCGGAGCGCAAATACCAGATGAATCTCAAACAGGCCAAGCAGCTCAACCTGGATGGGGCAAGGATGCAATACATTGAGCAAAAAAGGGAGAATGGCTAA
- a CDS encoding pro-sigmaK processing inhibitor BofA family protein: protein MKLIVLGVLCISLLLLIYVVFRKKLGLGWLTVFGAHLALSAVAIYVVNFSGLAAETYIPLNPMTIGTVMVLGLPGVALLVGLKITVLGS from the coding sequence ATGAAACTGATTGTGCTAGGCGTACTATGCATATCGCTCTTGCTGCTTATTTATGTTGTGTTTAGAAAGAAGCTCGGGCTGGGATGGTTAACCGTATTTGGCGCCCATCTTGCTCTCTCGGCAGTGGCTATCTATGTTGTGAATTTCTCCGGATTGGCGGCCGAAACGTATATTCCTCTGAATCCGATGACCATAGGAACCGTCATGGTCCTGGGCTTGCCTGGCGTGGCCCTTCTTGTTGGATTAAAAATAACGGTATTAGGTAGTTGA
- the recR gene encoding recombination mediator RecR, with the protein MYYPEPIAKLIDAFTRLPGVGPKTAARLAFHVLNMKEDDVIDFAKALVSVKRNLHYCSVCCNITDTDPCRVCQDKTRDASTICVVQDAKDLVAMERTKEFDGYYHVLHGAISPMEGIGPDEIRLKELLTRLSDERVKELILATNANIEGEATAMYISRLVRPFDIKVTRIAHGLPVGGDLEYADEVTLSKALEGRRELN; encoded by the coding sequence TTGTACTATCCTGAACCGATCGCGAAGCTCATCGACGCCTTTACGCGACTGCCGGGTGTGGGGCCGAAGACGGCCGCCCGCCTGGCTTTTCATGTTCTGAACATGAAGGAAGATGACGTTATAGATTTTGCCAAAGCGCTAGTCAGTGTCAAAAGGAATCTGCACTACTGCTCCGTCTGCTGCAACATCACCGATACGGATCCATGCCGGGTATGTCAGGACAAAACCCGGGATGCTTCGACTATCTGCGTGGTACAGGATGCGAAGGATCTTGTGGCAATGGAGCGTACGAAGGAATTCGATGGCTACTATCATGTCCTCCATGGGGCCATATCTCCGATGGAGGGGATCGGGCCGGATGAGATCCGTCTGAAGGAGCTTCTTACGCGTTTAAGTGACGAACGTGTAAAAGAACTCATTTTGGCGACAAACGCTAATATCGAGGGAGAGGCAACGGCGATGTACATATCGCGTCTGGTCCGCCCTTTTGATATTAAGGTGACCCGAATTGCCCATGGACTGCCTGTTGGCGGTGACTTGGAGTATGCAGATGAAGTGACTTTATCTAAGGCACTCGAGGGCCGAAGAGAACTGAACTGA
- a CDS encoding YbaB/EbfC family nucleoid-associated protein: protein MNNMNQMMKQVKKMQEQMLKAQEELATKTVEGTSGGGVVTVEANGHKQILSINIKPEAVDPDDVEMLQDLVLTAVNDALAKAEEIANADMGKFTGGMKIPGLF from the coding sequence ATGAATAATATGAACCAAATGATGAAGCAAGTGAAAAAGATGCAGGAGCAAATGCTCAAGGCTCAGGAAGAGCTCGCTACGAAAACCGTTGAAGGAACTTCCGGCGGTGGCGTGGTTACCGTGGAAGCGAATGGTCATAAACAAATTTTGTCCATCAACATCAAACCTGAGGCGGTTGATCCGGATGACGTGGAAATGCTGCAGGATCTGGTATTGACTGCGGTTAACGATGCTCTTGCCAAGGCTGAAGAAATCGCAAATGCTGATATGGGCAAATTCACAGGCGGCATGAAAATTCCGGGCTTGTTCTAA
- the rho gene encoding transcription termination factor Rho, translating into MDLQIADLEGMKLTDLYKLAKKYQIPYYGQLKKKELIFAILRAQAEQSGLMFMEGVLEILPEGYGFLRPINYLPSTEDIYISASQIRKFDLRTGDLVSGKCRTPKENERYFGLLQVNAVNGENPAVAAERLHFPALTPLYPQEKLVLETSPNQLSTRIMDLLAPVGLGQRGLIVAPPKAGKTLLLKEIANSISTNNPEIELFVLLIDERPEEVTDMQRSVKGEVVASTFDELPENHIKVAELVLSRALRLVEHKKDVVILLDSITRLARAYNLVIPPSGRTLSGGIDPAAFHRPKRFFGSARNVEEGGSLTILATALVETGSRMDDIIYEEFKGTGNMELHLDRRFAERRIFPAIDIRRSGTRREEVLLNKDELDTIWAIRKNMNDSADFVEGFLKKMRDSKNNAEFLASFDVNANNGSGTGTQSQTARRPSRASAATAPQS; encoded by the coding sequence ATGGATTTACAAATAGCCGATTTGGAAGGCATGAAGCTGACGGATCTGTATAAGCTGGCCAAAAAGTATCAGATTCCTTATTATGGCCAGTTGAAGAAAAAAGAATTGATATTTGCCATTCTCCGGGCGCAGGCCGAACAGAGCGGCTTGATGTTCATGGAGGGCGTACTCGAGATTTTGCCGGAAGGTTACGGTTTTCTTAGACCGATCAACTATCTGCCGAGCACGGAGGACATCTACATTTCAGCCTCCCAGATTCGTAAATTTGATTTACGGACCGGAGATTTGGTTTCGGGCAAATGCCGGACACCTAAAGAGAACGAACGTTACTTCGGGCTGCTGCAGGTCAACGCCGTGAATGGTGAGAATCCTGCCGTCGCAGCGGAACGATTGCACTTCCCAGCCTTGACTCCTCTATATCCGCAAGAAAAGCTTGTTCTTGAAACATCCCCTAATCAGTTGTCAACCCGAATTATGGATCTGCTTGCACCTGTAGGTTTAGGACAACGCGGTTTGATCGTGGCACCGCCAAAAGCAGGGAAAACGCTCCTCTTAAAAGAAATCGCCAACAGCATCTCAACCAACAATCCAGAGATTGAACTGTTTGTTTTACTCATCGATGAACGGCCTGAAGAAGTGACGGATATGCAGCGTTCCGTTAAGGGCGAGGTGGTTGCTTCTACTTTTGACGAGCTTCCGGAGAACCATATTAAAGTGGCGGAACTGGTATTGTCCCGTGCCTTGCGGCTGGTGGAGCATAAGAAGGACGTTGTTATATTGCTGGACAGCATCACCCGTCTTGCGCGTGCATATAACCTGGTTATCCCTCCGTCCGGAAGAACCCTGAGCGGCGGTATTGATCCTGCTGCATTCCATCGTCCGAAACGCTTCTTCGGTTCGGCGCGTAACGTGGAGGAAGGCGGAAGCTTGACGATTTTGGCTACAGCCTTGGTTGAAACCGGATCGCGGATGGATGATATTATTTATGAGGAATTTAAAGGAACGGGCAATATGGAACTGCACTTGGATCGCCGCTTCGCGGAACGCCGTATTTTCCCGGCGATCGACATTCGTCGCTCCGGTACCCGGCGTGAAGAGGTGCTCTTGAACAAGGATGAACTGGATACCATTTGGGCGATCCGTAAAAATATGAACGACTCTGCTGACTTTGTGGAAGGATTCCTCAAAAAAATGCGTGACAGCAAGAATAACGCGGAGTTCTTGGCATCATTTGATGTGAATGCCAATAACGGCAGCGGAACCGGGACTCAGAGCCAGACAGCCAGACGTCCATCGCGTGCATCTGCAGCGACGGCACCTCAGAGCTAA
- the fba gene encoding class II fructose-1,6-bisphosphate aldolase: MPLVSMTDMLNKALEGKYAVGQYNINNLEWTYAILEAAEQEKSPVILGVSEGAARYMGGFSTVVHMVKGLMEDLKVTVPVAIHLDHGSSVEKCKEAIDAGFTSVMIDDSHSPIDTNIATTKQVVEYAHAKGVSVEAEVGMVGGQEDDVIGDVMYAKLDDCVRIVNETGIDTLAPALGSVHGPYKGEPNLGFKEMEEIRNAVKLPLVLHGGTGIPTHDIKKAISLGTSKINVNTENQISFSKVVREVLAAKPEAYDPRTFLKPGREAIKETVVGKIREFGSNNQA; this comes from the coding sequence ATGCCATTAGTATCAATGACAGACATGCTGAACAAAGCACTCGAAGGTAAATATGCTGTTGGTCAATACAACATCAACAACCTGGAGTGGACATATGCGATTCTTGAAGCGGCTGAGCAAGAGAAATCACCGGTAATTCTTGGTGTTTCCGAAGGGGCAGCTCGTTATATGGGTGGATTCAGCACCGTCGTACACATGGTAAAAGGCTTGATGGAGGACCTGAAAGTTACGGTTCCTGTTGCCATTCACCTTGACCACGGTTCAAGTGTTGAGAAATGTAAAGAAGCAATCGACGCAGGATTCACTTCGGTTATGATCGATGATTCCCACAGCCCGATTGATACGAATATTGCAACAACGAAACAAGTCGTTGAGTATGCTCATGCTAAAGGCGTTTCCGTTGAAGCTGAAGTCGGTATGGTCGGCGGACAAGAAGATGATGTTATCGGTGACGTAATGTACGCGAAGCTGGACGATTGCGTTCGCATCGTGAACGAAACAGGCATCGACACATTGGCACCTGCGCTTGGTTCTGTTCATGGTCCTTACAAAGGCGAACCAAACCTTGGTTTCAAAGAGATGGAAGAGATTCGCAATGCTGTGAAACTTCCGTTGGTGCTTCATGGTGGTACAGGCATTCCGACGCATGACATCAAGAAAGCGATCTCCTTGGGTACTTCCAAAATCAACGTGAATACTGAGAACCAAATCTCGTTCTCTAAAGTTGTTCGTGAAGTGCTTGCTGCTAAACCGGAAGCTTACGATCCACGCACATTCCTGAAACCAGGCCGTGAGGCAATCAAGGAAACCGTTGTTGGCAAAATCCGTGAGTTTGGTTCCAACAATCAAGCTTAA
- a CDS encoding radical SAM protein, whose amino-acid sequence MYLVYADEQGNVYDHSELFGLARSGDMIVEILDDELIPLPEGATLVGLPSTRAIGMDPETGEMMPLEDGYTAVGALLPQGYTRLCLPGYVKTDKEYKLPLFGYSAVVWKDGAFYTTARLSDDPEKWNPVNCDLNDLELGVKTLKEKYPENRLYEHLSNCALGYECLTASNTFLNRWEGAVPVSYSCNAGCFGCISEQPDDSGFVAPQTRMNFRPRVDELVQVMLEHLKTPESIISFGQGCEGEPSTQAKIIIEAMREVRAQTDMGYININTNAGLTDFIRGIVDAGLDLMRVSTISALDDHYNAYYKPRGYTLANVEKSLRYATDQGVYTSINYLIFPGVTDREEELEAMIEFARRTGLKLIQLRNLNIDPESYLELIPPAQGEILGMKQAIEIMQEELPDVVIGSYTHVPPPGQARPKKRPSII is encoded by the coding sequence ATGTATTTGGTTTATGCAGATGAGCAAGGGAACGTTTATGATCATTCCGAGCTGTTCGGGCTTGCCCGAAGCGGTGATATGATCGTTGAAATATTGGATGATGAATTGATACCTTTGCCAGAGGGAGCTACCCTGGTCGGGCTGCCGAGCACCCGAGCGATCGGGATGGATCCGGAGACCGGTGAAATGATGCCGCTTGAGGATGGGTATACCGCTGTCGGAGCGCTTTTGCCGCAAGGATATACCCGCTTGTGCTTGCCAGGGTACGTGAAGACGGACAAGGAATATAAGCTGCCGCTGTTTGGTTATTCGGCGGTGGTATGGAAGGATGGCGCCTTCTATACGACGGCGCGTTTGTCCGATGACCCTGAGAAGTGGAACCCTGTGAACTGCGATCTGAACGATCTTGAGCTTGGGGTTAAGACGCTGAAGGAGAAATATCCGGAGAATCGACTCTATGAGCATCTGTCTAACTGTGCATTAGGATATGAATGCCTGACGGCATCCAACACCTTCCTGAATCGCTGGGAAGGCGCTGTTCCCGTATCTTATTCCTGCAATGCCGGTTGCTTCGGTTGTATATCGGAACAGCCGGATGACAGCGGCTTTGTCGCGCCTCAGACCCGCATGAACTTCCGTCCGAGAGTGGATGAGCTGGTGCAGGTCATGCTGGAGCATCTGAAGACACCGGAATCGATCATCAGCTTTGGCCAAGGTTGTGAGGGAGAGCCCTCCACGCAGGCGAAAATCATTATAGAAGCCATGAGAGAAGTTCGGGCGCAGACTGATATGGGCTACATTAATATTAATACCAATGCGGGACTGACCGATTTTATCCGCGGCATCGTGGATGCGGGTCTTGATCTGATGAGAGTCAGCACAATCAGTGCATTGGATGATCATTATAACGCATATTACAAGCCAAGGGGCTATACGCTGGCCAATGTGGAGAAATCCCTTCGCTATGCAACCGATCAAGGCGTGTATACATCCATCAACTATCTGATCTTCCCGGGCGTGACCGATCGCGAGGAAGAGCTGGAGGCTATGATTGAGTTTGCCCGCCGCACGGGCCTCAAGTTAATCCAGCTCCGTAATCTCAATATTGACCCTGAGAGCTATCTCGAGCTTATTCCGCCTGCGCAAGGTGAGATTCTGGGGATGAAGCAGGCTATTGAGATTATGCAGGAGGAGCTGCCGGATGTGGTGATTGGCTCCTATACGCATGTGCCGCCTCCGGGACAGGCAAGACCGAAGAAGAGACCTTCAATTATCTAG
- the dnaX gene encoding DNA polymerase III subunit gamma/tau yields the protein MEHIALYRAWRPQSFGDMVGQQHIIQTLQNAIREQRVSHAYLFSGPRGTGKTSAAKILAKAVNCEHGPAEEPCNECEACRRITSGAVMDVQEIDAASNRGVEEIRDLREKVKYAPTEVRRKVYIIDEVHMLTTEAFNALLKTLEEPPAHVMFILATTEPHRLPATIISRCQRFDFRRVSLDEQTGRLEQICGEEGITAEHEALQYIARLSDGGMRDALSILDQIASFTGGTVSYQQVMDMTGGIASEQFGRLASAVKQGDAGLVLQIVEQFMQEGKSADKCMENLLYYFRDLLMIKMVPGADKLTDRVLNPAEFQEMANAFSREELFQMIDTLNRYQSEMKYASQPQTLFEVALLKLSGITQSAGGASAAHSTADAGELAQLKQHVAALEKKLERLIQNGVPASGQREPAKSTRTPAPKAASSAKIPQHMDQYVSCRTGEDFTSVQRQWAQILQNVKEEKVTVHAWLMDGEPVSVWEDKVLIAFKNNIHRETTEKPANKQVIEGVLESTLGKPYHLVTMMLRDWSDAVEGVGKPQAEELKLEHEEAEAGGEKPWIDEAIQLFGEDLVVIKD from the coding sequence GTGGAACATATCGCGTTATATCGTGCTTGGCGACCACAGTCGTTCGGCGACATGGTGGGCCAGCAGCATATTATCCAGACCCTGCAGAATGCCATTCGCGAGCAGCGGGTTTCCCATGCCTACCTGTTCAGCGGTCCACGGGGTACAGGCAAGACCAGTGCCGCTAAAATTTTGGCCAAAGCCGTGAACTGCGAGCATGGTCCGGCTGAGGAACCCTGCAATGAATGCGAGGCCTGCCGGCGTATAACGTCCGGAGCCGTCATGGATGTTCAGGAGATCGATGCTGCATCCAACCGCGGCGTCGAGGAAATCCGTGATTTGCGGGAGAAAGTCAAATACGCACCGACCGAGGTGCGGCGTAAGGTTTATATTATCGATGAAGTACACATGCTGACGACGGAAGCGTTCAATGCCTTATTGAAAACGCTGGAGGAACCGCCGGCACACGTGATGTTTATACTAGCGACAACAGAGCCGCACAGGCTTCCGGCAACGATCATCTCACGCTGTCAACGGTTTGACTTCCGTAGAGTTTCCTTGGACGAACAAACCGGGCGTCTGGAGCAGATTTGCGGAGAAGAAGGCATTACGGCAGAGCATGAAGCGCTGCAGTATATCGCACGTCTGTCGGATGGCGGTATGCGGGATGCACTGAGCATTCTGGATCAGATTGCTTCCTTTACCGGAGGTACGGTATCTTACCAGCAGGTCATGGACATGACGGGCGGCATTGCCTCGGAGCAGTTTGGCCGTCTGGCCAGTGCTGTGAAACAGGGGGATGCCGGACTTGTGCTGCAGATTGTGGAGCAATTTATGCAGGAGGGAAAAAGTGCAGATAAATGCATGGAGAATCTCCTGTATTATTTCCGCGATTTGCTCATGATCAAGATGGTTCCAGGCGCTGACAAGCTGACCGACCGGGTTTTGAATCCGGCAGAGTTTCAGGAGATGGCAAATGCCTTCAGCCGAGAGGAACTATTTCAAATGATTGATACGCTGAACCGGTATCAGAGTGAGATGAAATACGCCTCGCAGCCGCAAACTCTGTTTGAGGTAGCGTTGCTCAAGCTCTCCGGTATAACCCAATCTGCGGGTGGGGCCTCAGCTGCCCATAGTACGGCCGATGCAGGTGAACTCGCTCAGCTGAAACAGCACGTAGCCGCACTTGAGAAGAAGCTGGAGCGACTGATACAAAATGGTGTTCCTGCATCAGGTCAACGCGAACCGGCCAAGTCTACCCGTACACCGGCACCGAAAGCAGCTTCATCAGCCAAGATTCCGCAGCATATGGATCAGTATGTATCTTGCCGAACCGGGGAGGATTTTACCTCTGTTCAACGGCAGTGGGCCCAAATTCTGCAGAACGTGAAAGAGGAGAAGGTAACGGTCCATGCATGGCTGATGGATGGTGAGCCCGTGTCCGTATGGGAAGACAAGGTTCTTATCGCTTTTAAAAACAACATCCACCGCGAAACCACGGAGAAGCCTGCCAATAAACAGGTGATTGAAGGGGTTCTTGAGTCAACGCTTGGCAAGCCGTATCATCTGGTTACCATGATGCTTCGTGATTGGAGTGACGCGGTAGAAGGAGTGGGCAAGCCTCAGGCAGAAGAACTTAAGCTTGAGCACGAAGAAGCGGAGGCCGGTGGGGAAAAACCATGGATTGATGAGGCCATCCAGTTGTTTGGAGAAGACCTCGTTGTCATAAAAGACTAG
- a CDS encoding UDP-N-acetylglucosamine 1-carboxyvinyltransferase encodes MEKLMISGGRPLRGTVTISGAKNSAIALIPAAILAESEVVLDNLPLLSDVAVYAEILEELGGQVSWEGNQMRIDPSDIKSIPMPNGPVKKLRASYYMMGAMLGRFKEAVIGLPGGCNFEPRPIDQHIKGFEALGATVTNEHGSIHLHAKELRGAKIYLDVSSVGATINIMLAAAKAKGSTIIENAAKEPEIIDVATLLNSMGAVIKGAGTETIRIEGVTEMHGCRHSIIPDRIQAGTYMIAAAATRGDVLIDNVIPKHLEALTAKLIEMGVGIEELDESIRVIGKDRYQHVDVKALVYPGFATDLQSPMTSLLTQAEGVSVLSDFVYSNRFKHVPELVRMGAKIRVEGRSAIIEGGPLNAAKVKATDLRAGAALVIAGLTVPEGVTEVSGVEFIDRGYDHLVSNLRMLGADVWRETEEE; translated from the coding sequence ATGGAAAAATTGATGATCAGCGGTGGACGCCCACTGCGAGGTACTGTAACAATCAGTGGTGCCAAGAACAGCGCGATTGCGTTAATTCCCGCCGCAATTCTGGCGGAATCGGAAGTCGTACTTGATAATTTGCCGCTTCTCAGCGATGTGGCTGTTTATGCTGAGATCTTGGAAGAATTGGGCGGGCAAGTTTCATGGGAAGGCAATCAGATGAGAATTGACCCTTCTGATATCAAATCTATTCCGATGCCTAACGGACCCGTTAAGAAACTGCGTGCGTCCTACTATATGATGGGCGCCATGCTTGGAAGATTTAAAGAAGCCGTGATCGGCCTGCCGGGCGGCTGTAATTTTGAACCTCGTCCCATCGACCAGCACATTAAGGGTTTTGAAGCGCTTGGCGCAACCGTCACCAATGAACACGGTTCGATTCATCTGCATGCTAAAGAGCTGCGAGGCGCGAAGATCTATCTGGATGTGAGCAGTGTTGGTGCAACGATTAATATTATGCTGGCGGCTGCTAAGGCCAAAGGCTCCACAATTATTGAAAATGCGGCGAAAGAGCCTGAAATTATAGATGTTGCAACACTTTTGAATTCCATGGGAGCTGTCATTAAGGGCGCCGGAACGGAAACGATCCGGATCGAAGGCGTAACCGAGATGCATGGCTGCCGCCATTCCATTATTCCAGACCGGATTCAGGCCGGTACATATATGATTGCTGCCGCAGCTACTCGCGGTGATGTTCTGATTGACAACGTCATCCCGAAACACCTTGAAGCCCTCACTGCCAAGTTGATCGAGATGGGTGTTGGTATTGAGGAGCTGGACGAAAGCATCCGCGTGATCGGTAAGGACCGATACCAGCATGTGGACGTGAAGGCGCTTGTATATCCTGGATTTGCAACGGATTTGCAATCACCAATGACCAGCCTGCTTACCCAAGCGGAAGGCGTCAGTGTCCTTAGTGATTTTGTATATAGCAACCGATTTAAACATGTTCCGGAGTTAGTTCGCATGGGTGCCAAGATCCGCGTGGAGGGACGCTCGGCCATTATAGAAGGTGGTCCGCTGAACGCAGCCAAGGTCAAAGCGACCGACCTGCGCGCAGGTGCGGCTCTTGTGATTGCGGGACTAACCGTACCCGAAGGGGTGACGGAGGTAAGCGGCGTAGAATTCATTGATCGCGGCTATGACCATCTGGTATCCAATCTGCGCATGCTGGGTGCCGACGTATGGCGTGAGACCGAGGAAGAATGA
- a CDS encoding ABC transporter ATP-binding protein yields MAGVRLEHIYKKYAGSDKATVIDVNLDIKDKEFLVLVGPSGCGKSTTLRMIAGLEEISEGKLYIGDRVVNDVAPKDRDIAMVFQSYALYPHMNVYQNMAFGLKLRKVKKDEIDKRVREAAKILDIEHLLERKPKALSGGQRQRVALGRAIVRDPQVFLMDEPLSNLDAKLRGQMRAEITKLVKRLETTCIYVTHDQTEAMTMGDRIVVMQDGIIQQADSPEQLYNNPNNLFVAGFIGSPTMNFINGKLSEQNGGVYFTSQGLNVQVPGGKAQLLKNKSMIGKEVIMGVRPEDIHEEPVFLEASPNTIFSAKVDVTENLGHEMLLYLSGLGTDTVIGRVDGRSTTREGDNVKLALDMNKVHIFDKESELNVLLED; encoded by the coding sequence ATGGCTGGTGTACGCTTAGAGCATATTTACAAAAAGTATGCAGGTTCGGATAAAGCAACTGTAATTGACGTTAATTTGGATATTAAAGATAAAGAATTTTTGGTTTTGGTAGGTCCTTCCGGTTGCGGTAAGTCCACGACACTGCGTATGATCGCGGGTCTTGAGGAAATTTCTGAGGGTAAACTTTACATTGGCGACCGTGTTGTTAACGATGTAGCACCTAAAGATCGTGACATCGCGATGGTATTCCAATCCTACGCCTTGTATCCACATATGAACGTATATCAGAACATGGCATTCGGTTTGAAACTCCGTAAAGTGAAGAAAGACGAAATCGATAAGCGTGTACGTGAAGCAGCAAAAATCCTGGATATCGAGCATTTGCTTGAGCGTAAGCCAAAAGCTCTGTCCGGTGGTCAGCGTCAGCGTGTTGCCTTGGGTCGTGCGATTGTCCGTGATCCACAAGTCTTCTTGATGGATGAGCCGCTTTCCAACTTGGATGCGAAACTCCGCGGTCAGATGCGTGCCGAAATCACCAAGCTGGTTAAGCGTCTTGAAACCACTTGTATCTACGTAACGCATGACCAAACAGAAGCTATGACGATGGGTGATCGTATCGTTGTTATGCAAGACGGCATCATTCAACAAGCGGATTCACCAGAGCAACTGTACAACAATCCGAACAACCTGTTCGTTGCTGGTTTCATCGGTTCCCCAACCATGAACTTCATCAACGGTAAATTGTCCGAACAAAACGGTGGCGTATACTTCACTTCCCAGGGCTTGAACGTTCAAGTACCAGGTGGTAAAGCACAATTGCTCAAAAATAAATCCATGATTGGTAAAGAAGTGATCATGGGTGTTCGTCCGGAAGATATTCATGAAGAGCCAGTCTTCCTGGAAGCTTCCCCGAATACGATCTTCTCTGCAAAAGTCGATGTAACCGAGAACCTTGGTCACGAAATGCTCTTGTACCTGAGCGGCTTGGGTACCGATACGGTTATCGGCCGTGTAGACGGACGTTCGACTACTCGCGAAGGCGACAATGTGAAATTGGCACTCGACATGAACAAAGTTCATATCTTTGATAAAGAGTCTGAATTGAACGTATTGCTCGAAGACTAA
- the rpmE gene encoding 50S ribosomal protein L31 produces MKQDIQPKYHVTTVTCACGNTFETGSVKPDLRVEICSNCHPFFTGKQKFLDAGGRVDRFKKKYGI; encoded by the coding sequence ATGAAACAAGATATTCAACCGAAATATCACGTTACTACAGTTACTTGTGCTTGCGGTAATACGTTTGAGACAGGTTCTGTAAAACCAGATCTTCGTGTAGAGATTTGCTCGAACTGTCATCCGTTCTTCACAGGTAAACAGAAATTCCTGGATGCTGGCGGTCGTGTTGATAGATTCAAGAAGAAATACGGTATCTAA
- a CDS encoding helix-turn-helix domain-containing protein, with protein MVEMEHIVQKLEQTLGTSLGLKTLNDQEAAWLTKSMATSPPFGDRIGQEVGVQGSNNRGENGISHKSRKVNGAYARKDLGEIWIPVNPQDPSQVIVADQGALTESEIGLITLLLSSLQDTMPGGVPKNTGKVEEERRAQQLGGWLKERLQAGELLAELPDEMLIRTSLTEDMVPFLLIHESEHAPTPSYKALHRLLRSYFGGDIILVPLLDKEWIILANQELLDGITTDDKEDTSLDGDQDLLSLFCMGLYELISTEWVGDFHISAIPAVNALHALPQTVSMLRETMTIGRTFQVKEHIHLSTGLHLERLVYSIPEYQRNQFLREYAAGHTDLFEDSETLSTLESFFELDCNVSETAKHLYIHRNTLLYRLDKIKQETGLDVRSFSDAVLVKITLLLYKVTKRK; from the coding sequence ATGGTGGAGATGGAGCACATCGTTCAGAAACTAGAGCAGACCTTGGGTACCTCACTCGGTTTAAAAACATTGAATGATCAGGAAGCGGCATGGTTAACAAAATCAATGGCGACCTCACCGCCATTTGGTGATCGGATTGGTCAAGAGGTAGGAGTTCAGGGGTCCAATAACCGTGGAGAAAACGGAATCTCGCACAAATCCCGAAAGGTTAACGGCGCCTATGCTCGCAAGGACCTGGGTGAGATTTGGATTCCAGTGAATCCACAGGATCCTAGCCAGGTAATCGTAGCGGATCAGGGTGCTTTGACGGAGTCGGAGATTGGGCTTATAACTCTACTATTGTCGAGCCTGCAGGATACGATGCCAGGGGGAGTGCCCAAGAATACTGGTAAGGTTGAAGAAGAACGACGCGCCCAACAGTTGGGTGGCTGGTTAAAGGAACGCCTGCAAGCCGGTGAACTGCTTGCTGAATTACCAGATGAAATGTTGATTCGAACAAGTTTGACTGAGGACATGGTTCCCTTTCTTCTAATTCATGAGAGCGAGCATGCTCCCACTCCAAGCTATAAGGCGCTGCATCGGTTATTGCGCAGCTATTTTGGCGGGGACATCATTCTGGTGCCACTGCTTGATAAGGAATGGATTATCTTAGCGAACCAAGAATTGCTGGATGGTATAACGACCGATGATAAAGAGGATACTTCGTTGGACGGCGACCAGGATTTGCTCTCCTTATTCTGTATGGGGCTCTACGAGCTGATTTCAACGGAATGGGTGGGGGATTTCCATATCTCGGCGATACCGGCGGTTAATGCGCTGCATGCTCTGCCACAGACTGTTAGCATGTTAAGAGAGACCATGACCATCGGCCGTACATTCCAGGTCAAGGAACATATCCATCTATCGACCGGGCTTCATCTGGAGCGTCTGGTTTATAGCATTCCCGAGTACCAGCGCAATCAATTCCTGCGCGAGTACGCTGCCGGCCATACCGATTTGTTCGAGGATAGCGAGACATTGTCAACGCTCGAGTCTTTTTTCGAATTGGATTGTAACGTGAGTGAGACGGCCAAGCACCTGTATATCCACCGCAACACGCTGCTGTACCGGCTGGATAAGATTAAACAGGAGACGGGGTTAGATGTTCGGAGCTTCAGTGATGCGGTTTTAGTGAAAATAACGCTTCTATTGTATAAAGTGACGAAAAGGAAATAG